One genomic segment of Acinetobacter oleivorans DR1 includes these proteins:
- a CDS encoding non-ribosomal peptide synthetase codes for MNQALNNEFTPDLSQPARFELASTQLGIFLADHLSSIEDLYTIAHCLELPKTVDIPTFKKAIQIGLNEADTVIASYSSDPSQPFIELNNLVQFQIEEFDFCHLTPKKAQQRLWDWMPSDRQCAKSLKAGESQLFRQVLFTTHDKVYWYQRYHHIMLDGFSMINLTKRIVELYQQLQEGKDLSVSPFISVNDVISERQAYENSHQFKQDQNFWKSYCQDLPSPVTLSTHHLAAKTTATFIKHQLRFSTGLLEQIQALAAQSKLALNDMMMSLSLHYIYKMTDKAELVNGIPFMRRLGSKAIRSTLPTVNVLPVKFKVAEKDSWVSLAQHVQEQLRQIRPHQKYDAEQILRDLNSIDIHERMYGPILNYKAFDQDLILDGEKVKTHHISTGPIDDFEFSFIVQDHELIIELRADSQRYRQDELFNHGQRLTLLLEQALIRPEQACSNFNITTPQELAALTQSGIGPRVSHPEQYNNVLDIFYEQVKKYPERTAIVSGERPNLQHLSFAELAVQVNQLTRFLQENGAKKQTVIAGAIPRSIDSVVVMLSVLNSGASFLPLDLDYPIDRMQMMCEDANPLFVLTTQALAQQLPQNIQQLYLDHGDVQTQIRKQDASDIPAENRKFDFQDIAYVIFTSGSTGRPKGVMNTHGSLLNLILSHKPTIYWPVLEAVNQRFPDRPLRAAHTHSFSFDSSWLQVFWMLWGQELHIFDENMRRDAFGLVQEIQQRQIDTLDLPPSFCAQMMTNGLFAENQHHPSLILIGGEAAPLALWQQLNAQPALFAHNLYGPTEYTVDTFRAELKQTARPVIGNPIGNTQAYVLDRHLQRCPTGVIGELYISGFGIANGYLGRADLSAARFVANPFEHGQRMYRTGDLVRWNSSGKLEFMGRCDDQIKIRGYRVEIGEVENALSILANVESAVVIAEPINNSHRLLGYCVVKDIELDEKTSEQLSQQYLSQLRQNLPEYMVPSALTVMSEFPRNVSGKVDKKALPKPQIRTHSRMAETSEQQLLCQITASVLKLDAIGIDDDFFMTGGDSISAIMLCTQLRQRGYGLRPSDVFQFKTVAAMAPQLTRLDEQQAAISKPLFSAELEQKVQEKYGKNSTILPLLPLQKGMLFLSQVENQSNYNAFTRLSLNGDIDPVRLQQALITVLKRHPQLGGHFNSELAEEPVFIYSLHPTQAWPVQFCSVTPDLLEQTIQEALQQPIHLDQPYGLIRATLIQHAPEHSELLIMVHHLLTDGWSTPLFLQDFIKAYQQTNQQLPVLEYSYETVIKALSARDHETSKVIWQRDLADLQPLILFNQAQQAVQETSYRLSAELGAKLQHKLRQQGITLNVFMQMIWAMTLNIYAHREDIVFGTPVSGRSAPINGLDQQIGLFLNTIPVRVKLNMQQTLWEQLTQLQQLHVEHLEHDGLGLGAIQQLMAQGNLFDSLLVVENYPDNQYLQQKLGDAAISKLTNRGYSHYPLALLVIPDHQIELLLEQRGVIDQPEHFLERMVQLIEIALNEPETSLAHYRLQLAEERDLIQKTNQTQYYVSQSTLQQLLREQARITPEQTALSDENHQLSFSEVRLQVCALAQQLQIVGVQAGDIVAVALPRSVKLSIAILAVIEAGAAYLPIDLQHPSERIKFMLQDAKSKLVIGEQKDLAAIAPPSIATFAFNELFDETKVDLSSYKTTVITPQHPAYLIYTSGTTGQPKGVMVSHQAIVNRILWMQSEYPLSANDTILQKTPCTFDVSVWEFFWSYLVGARLVMAPVDAHRDPLALLSLIQKYQVTTLHFVPSMLAVFENAATEILSSAQRQSLPIRRVFCSGEALPTALAKSFTEHFSCELHNLYGPTEAAVDVSYMDATLGLHPEESSVAIGYPVWNTQLYILDQYLRPVPVGVDGELYLAGHQLAMGYLHRADLTATRFVANPFAAGQRMYRTGDIARWHADGSIQYVGRADDQLKIRGQRIELGEIEQQLRLLSGLDVVVHPISSEQNKADVQLVAYLQTTAPVDIDKLKKQLAKQLPAYMVPTHYMLVEQFPLSHNGKLDRKALPQPQLESSNTEKQYATTAFEHELTRIFQQVLNTDQNIGVNEDFFAIGGHSILVMKLAIEIRKVFKRTIPIGQLMSHVTIQRLAALLLTQERLAEVEQTGMQPILPIRSGSGHPLFCFYPGSGSAWQYTVLNRYLHSDLPIIGLQSPRPDGLLANSTDMDELVEKQLEIIRSQQPTGPYTLLGYSLGGTVAYAVAAKLTEQGEKVDYLGLLDTYPAEIHQWLDLSVEEMNAEAEQEQLQFFNDILADADTALSEETRRLQEDIFANYRDAVRLLKPYKMPHFDGELHLVVAEKDLLPYIQPEQQWSPLVKKLNIVQLSEADHTDILSPQQLETLGPILNRMICQARGLEEHTP; via the coding sequence ATGAATCAGGCATTAAATAATGAATTTACTCCAGACCTTTCTCAACCAGCTCGTTTTGAATTGGCATCTACTCAGCTCGGTATTTTCCTTGCCGATCATTTAAGTTCAATTGAAGATTTATATACCATTGCGCATTGTTTGGAACTACCAAAAACTGTCGATATCCCAACGTTTAAAAAAGCGATTCAAATCGGCTTAAATGAAGCTGATACGGTCATTGCTTCATATTCATCTGACCCGTCTCAACCGTTTATTGAGCTTAATAACCTAGTTCAGTTTCAAATTGAAGAATTTGATTTTTGTCATTTAACGCCTAAAAAAGCTCAGCAACGTTTATGGGACTGGATGCCATCAGATCGTCAATGTGCTAAATCACTTAAAGCTGGTGAATCTCAACTGTTTCGTCAGGTGTTATTTACGACGCATGATAAAGTGTATTGGTATCAACGTTATCACCACATCATGCTGGATGGCTTTAGCATGATTAACCTGACCAAACGTATTGTTGAACTCTATCAACAATTACAAGAAGGAAAAGATCTTTCGGTTTCTCCGTTCATTAGCGTTAATGATGTTATTTCGGAACGTCAAGCTTATGAAAATAGCCATCAATTTAAGCAAGATCAGAACTTCTGGAAGTCATATTGCCAAGATTTACCAAGTCCTGTCACTTTAAGTACTCATCATTTAGCAGCAAAAACCACAGCGACATTTATTAAGCATCAGCTGCGTTTTTCAACAGGACTTTTAGAGCAGATTCAAGCTTTAGCTGCACAATCTAAATTAGCTTTGAATGACATGATGATGTCATTGTCATTACATTATATTTACAAAATGACAGATAAAGCCGAGTTGGTTAACGGTATTCCATTTATGCGTCGTTTAGGCTCAAAAGCAATTCGCTCAACCTTACCTACGGTAAATGTCTTGCCTGTGAAGTTTAAAGTTGCTGAAAAAGACAGTTGGGTAAGCTTAGCTCAACATGTACAAGAGCAATTACGACAAATTCGTCCGCATCAGAAATACGATGCCGAACAAATTTTAAGAGATTTAAATAGTATCGATATTCATGAACGAATGTACGGTCCTATTTTAAACTATAAAGCTTTTGATCAAGACTTGATCTTAGATGGTGAAAAGGTCAAAACACACCATATTTCTACAGGACCAATTGATGATTTTGAGTTTTCCTTTATTGTTCAAGATCATGAACTCATTATCGAACTACGTGCAGATTCGCAGCGTTATAGACAAGATGAACTATTTAACCATGGTCAACGCTTAACTTTATTGCTTGAACAGGCTCTAATTCGTCCAGAACAGGCATGTAGCAATTTTAATATTACGACACCACAAGAGCTTGCTGCCCTGACCCAAAGTGGTATTGGTCCACGTGTTAGCCATCCTGAACAATATAATAATGTTCTAGATATTTTTTATGAGCAAGTTAAGAAGTATCCCGAACGTACCGCAATTGTGAGTGGTGAACGTCCAAACCTTCAGCATCTTAGTTTTGCTGAGCTTGCAGTACAAGTGAATCAACTCACTCGTTTTTTACAAGAAAATGGTGCCAAAAAGCAAACTGTCATTGCTGGAGCTATTCCTCGTTCGATTGACTCAGTTGTAGTGATGTTATCTGTACTCAATTCTGGTGCGAGTTTCTTACCTCTCGATTTAGATTACCCAATCGATCGTATGCAAATGATGTGTGAAGATGCAAATCCATTATTTGTATTAACCACACAAGCTCTTGCACAGCAACTACCACAAAATATTCAGCAGTTATATCTTGATCATGGAGATGTTCAAACACAAATTCGAAAGCAAGATGCGAGTGATATTCCTGCCGAAAATCGTAAATTTGATTTCCAAGACATTGCTTATGTGATTTTTACCTCAGGTAGTACTGGTCGTCCTAAAGGGGTAATGAACACACATGGTTCTTTACTCAACCTCATTTTGTCACATAAACCAACCATTTACTGGCCAGTATTAGAAGCTGTAAATCAGCGTTTCCCTGACCGTCCGTTACGTGCAGCGCATACACACTCTTTCTCGTTTGACTCATCTTGGTTGCAAGTTTTCTGGATGTTATGGGGCCAAGAGCTACATATTTTTGATGAAAACATGCGTCGTGATGCATTTGGTTTAGTGCAAGAAATTCAGCAACGACAAATCGATACACTTGATTTACCGCCATCTTTTTGTGCGCAAATGATGACGAATGGTTTATTTGCTGAAAATCAGCATCACCCAAGTCTTATTTTGATTGGTGGTGAAGCTGCACCTTTAGCTTTATGGCAACAGCTCAATGCTCAGCCAGCGCTTTTTGCACATAACTTATATGGCCCAACAGAATATACGGTTGATACTTTCCGAGCAGAATTAAAACAGACAGCTCGCCCTGTCATTGGTAACCCTATTGGTAATACACAGGCCTATGTACTAGATCGTCATTTACAACGATGCCCTACAGGCGTGATTGGTGAACTTTATATTTCTGGCTTTGGTATTGCCAATGGTTATTTAGGTCGAGCTGATTTAAGTGCTGCCCGTTTTGTAGCGAATCCATTTGAACATGGACAGCGCATGTACCGTACGGGTGATTTAGTCCGCTGGAATAGTTCGGGTAAACTTGAATTTATGGGGCGATGTGATGACCAGATTAAAATTCGTGGTTATCGAGTTGAGATCGGTGAAGTTGAAAATGCACTTTCGATTTTAGCCAATGTTGAAAGCGCAGTCGTGATTGCAGAACCGATTAATAACAGTCATCGTTTACTCGGTTATTGTGTGGTTAAAGACATTGAACTTGATGAAAAAACCAGTGAGCAATTAAGTCAGCAATATTTAAGTCAGTTACGTCAAAACTTACCTGAATATATGGTGCCTTCTGCTCTAACTGTTATGTCCGAATTTCCACGAAATGTAAGTGGTAAAGTTGATAAAAAAGCACTGCCAAAACCTCAAATTCGTACCCATAGCCGAATGGCCGAAACGTCTGAACAACAACTTTTATGTCAAATTACTGCATCTGTTCTTAAGCTTGACGCAATTGGAATTGATGACGACTTCTTTATGACGGGTGGCGATAGTATTTCGGCCATTATGCTTTGTACTCAATTGCGCCAACGTGGTTACGGCTTAAGACCAAGTGATGTATTCCAATTTAAAACAGTGGCCGCTATGGCACCGCAACTCACCCGTTTAGATGAGCAACAAGCAGCCATTTCAAAACCATTATTTTCAGCAGAACTAGAACAAAAAGTTCAAGAAAAATATGGCAAAAACAGCACTATTTTACCTTTGCTTCCTTTGCAAAAAGGCATGCTGTTCTTATCTCAAGTAGAAAATCAATCGAACTATAATGCCTTTACTCGTCTTAGTTTAAATGGAGACATTGATCCGGTACGTTTACAGCAAGCGTTGATTACCGTATTAAAACGTCACCCTCAATTAGGTGGGCATTTTAATAGTGAATTAGCTGAAGAACCTGTTTTTATCTATTCATTACATCCTACTCAAGCTTGGCCAGTTCAGTTTTGCTCAGTCACTCCCGATCTGCTTGAGCAAACCATTCAAGAAGCATTGCAGCAACCGATTCACCTCGACCAACCCTATGGTTTAATTCGGGCAACCTTAATTCAACATGCTCCAGAACATTCAGAATTATTGATTATGGTGCATCATCTGTTAACAGATGGTTGGTCAACTCCGCTGTTTTTACAAGACTTTATTAAAGCTTATCAGCAAACTAATCAACAATTGCCAGTGCTTGAATATAGTTATGAAACAGTAATTAAAGCTTTATCTGCACGTGACCATGAAACATCAAAAGTAATCTGGCAACGTGATTTAGCTGATTTGCAGCCACTTATTTTATTTAATCAAGCACAGCAAGCTGTACAGGAAACTTCATATCGTTTAAGTGCTGAGTTGGGTGCGAAACTTCAACACAAATTACGCCAGCAAGGCATCACGCTCAATGTCTTCATGCAAATGATTTGGGCCATGACTTTAAATATTTATGCTCATCGTGAAGATATTGTGTTTGGTACTCCTGTTTCTGGGCGTTCAGCACCTATCAATGGCTTAGATCAGCAGATCGGATTGTTTTTAAATACGATTCCAGTACGTGTAAAGCTCAACATGCAGCAAACACTTTGGGAGCAATTGACTCAGTTACAACAATTGCATGTTGAACATTTAGAACATGATGGTTTGGGACTGGGTGCAATTCAGCAATTGATGGCTCAAGGCAATCTTTTCGATAGCTTGTTGGTCGTAGAAAACTACCCTGATAACCAGTATTTACAGCAAAAACTTGGTGATGCTGCAATTTCAAAACTCACAAATCGTGGTTATAGCCATTACCCGCTTGCTTTGTTGGTTATTCCTGATCATCAAATTGAGCTATTACTGGAACAGCGTGGTGTAATTGATCAACCAGAGCATTTCTTAGAGCGAATGGTTCAATTGATTGAAATTGCATTAAATGAACCAGAGACTTCTCTAGCTCATTATCGCTTACAACTGGCCGAAGAACGCGATTTAATCCAGAAAACAAATCAAACCCAATACTATGTTAGTCAGAGCACATTACAACAATTACTCAGAGAACAAGCTCGAATTACGCCTGAACAAACGGCATTATCTGATGAAAATCATCAGCTCAGTTTCAGTGAAGTGCGCTTGCAAGTTTGTGCTTTAGCACAGCAATTACAAATCGTGGGCGTACAGGCTGGAGATATTGTTGCGGTTGCCCTACCAAGATCAGTCAAATTGAGTATTGCTATTTTAGCGGTGATTGAAGCAGGTGCAGCTTATTTACCTATTGATTTACAACATCCGTCTGAACGCATCAAATTTATGTTGCAGGATGCCAAATCTAAACTTGTGATTGGTGAACAAAAAGATCTAGCTGCTATTGCCCCTCCATCAATAGCCACCTTTGCTTTTAATGAATTGTTTGATGAAACAAAGGTTGATTTAAGTAGCTATAAAACGACAGTTATTACCCCACAGCATCCAGCCTATTTAATCTATACATCAGGTACAACAGGTCAGCCAAAAGGTGTCATGGTTTCTCACCAAGCCATTGTGAACCGTATTTTATGGATGCAATCAGAGTATCCACTATCAGCCAACGATACGATTTTGCAAAAGACGCCATGTACTTTTGATGTTTCTGTATGGGAATTTTTCTGGTCATATTTAGTAGGTGCACGATTGGTTATGGCACCTGTGGATGCACACCGTGATCCATTGGCATTATTAAGCCTCATTCAAAAATACCAAGTAACAACATTACATTTTGTACCGTCAATGTTGGCTGTCTTTGAAAATGCTGCTACCGAAATTTTGTCATCTGCTCAGCGTCAAAGTTTACCGATCCGCCGAGTGTTCTGTAGTGGTGAGGCATTACCAACAGCTTTAGCAAAATCATTTACCGAGCACTTTAGCTGTGAGCTACATAACTTATATGGTCCAACGGAAGCTGCGGTAGATGTGAGTTATATGGATGCAACACTGGGATTACACCCGGAAGAAAGTAGCGTTGCAATTGGATATCCAGTCTGGAATACCCAGCTTTATATTTTAGATCAATACTTACGCCCTGTTCCTGTTGGAGTAGACGGTGAGCTTTATTTAGCAGGTCATCAATTGGCCATGGGTTATTTGCATCGAGCGGACTTAACGGCAACACGTTTTGTGGCAAACCCATTCGCAGCAGGTCAACGCATGTATCGCACTGGTGATATTGCCCGATGGCATGCAGACGGCAGTATTCAATATGTGGGTCGTGCTGATGACCAGTTAAAGATACGTGGGCAACGTATTGAATTGGGTGAAATTGAACAGCAATTACGCTTACTCAGTGGTCTTGATGTGGTTGTACACCCTATTTCTTCTGAACAAAATAAAGCTGATGTTCAGTTGGTTGCTTACTTGCAAACAACTGCACCTGTGGACATCGACAAGTTAAAGAAACAATTGGCGAAACAGCTTCCTGCATATATGGTGCCGACACACTATATGTTGGTCGAACAATTCCCATTAAGTCATAATGGTAAGCTGGACCGTAAAGCACTGCCACAACCGCAGCTAGAGTCTTCAAATACAGAAAAACAGTATGCTACCACTGCTTTTGAACATGAACTGACACGTATTTTCCAACAAGTTTTAAATACAGATCAAAATATTGGTGTGAACGAAGATTTCTTTGCGATTGGTGGACATTCCATTTTGGTGATGAAGCTTGCAATTGAAATCCGAAAAGTATTTAAGCGGACCATTCCAATTGGTCAGTTGATGAGTCATGTCACGATTCAACGTTTAGCGGCTTTACTGCTTACCCAAGAACGTTTGGCAGAAGTCGAACAAACTGGCATGCAGCCCATTTTACCGATCCGTTCCGGCTCTGGGCATCCATTGTTCTGTTTTTACCCAGGTTCTGGTTCCGCATGGCAATATACGGTGCTGAATCGTTATCTGCATTCTGATTTACCTATTATTGGATTGCAGTCACCTCGACCAGATGGCCTATTGGCAAATAGTACTGATATGGACGAACTGGTTGAAAAACAACTTGAGATTATTCGCAGCCAACAACCAACTGGACCTTATACGTTACTAGGTTATTCACTTGGCGGCACTGTGGCTTATGCAGTTGCAGCGAAGCTCACTGAACAAGGTGAAAAAGTTGATTATCTCGGCTTGTTAGATACTTATCCTGCTGAAATTCATCAGTGGTTAGATTTGTCGGTAGAGGAAATGAATGCAGAAGCTGAACAAGAACAGCTTCAATTCTTCAATGATATTTTAGCCGATGCAGATACTGCTTTAAGTGAAGAAACCCGCCGTTTACAAGAGGATATTTTCGCAAACTATCGCGATGCGGTACGTTTATTAAAACCTTATAAGATGCCGCACTTTGATGGTGAACTACACTTAGTTGTCGCTGAAAAAGACTTGCTACCGTATATCCAACCAGAACAACAATGGTCACCTTTAGTTAAAAAACTTAATATTGTTCAACTAAGCGAAGCGGACCATACCGATATATTGTCTCCGCAGCAGCTTGAAACACTTGGCCCGATTTTAAACCGCATGATTTGTCAGGCGCGCGGTTTAGAGGAGCACACGCCATGA
- the entS gene encoding enterobactin transporter EntS produces the protein MSFKSILTDFSLLKRNAHFRHVFIARTLSLLTIGMLVVAIPKQVYDITGNSLNVAVAMAFEGIAMFIGLLLGGLLSDRKDRKWLILLARGVCGLGFAGLAINAMFEHPSLYAIYFLSAWDGFFGALGVTAMMAIMPVIVGRENIVQARAISMVSVRLATVISPAIGGILIAASGVATVYWVSTVGTLLTVFLLMGLPALKPQHASNGESPLRQLAQGFKFVFKNKVVGSTILIGTLLSFSSAIRIIFPQMADEIFHGGAFELGLMYSAVPLGSTLGALLSGWTTRLLKPGLVMLYTCLGVFSCMIMIGISPWLIVTLPILCVFGYLMSIANLLQYSIVQGHTPDEYLGRINAIWLAQDALGDSIATTTLGLLTRFLPISGSILFFGILSFAVGFMFLFNSQDMRETGFQDPKLQEN, from the coding sequence ATGAGCTTCAAATCTATATTGACCGATTTTAGTCTTTTAAAACGTAATGCTCATTTCCGACATGTATTTATTGCCCGCACATTGTCATTATTAACGATTGGCATGTTAGTCGTAGCTATTCCAAAACAAGTCTATGACATTACGGGGAACTCGCTTAACGTTGCTGTTGCAATGGCTTTTGAAGGCATTGCCATGTTTATTGGCTTGTTACTTGGTGGTTTGCTGTCAGATCGCAAAGACCGAAAATGGCTAATTTTATTGGCTCGTGGTGTGTGTGGTTTAGGCTTTGCAGGCCTCGCCATCAATGCCATGTTTGAGCACCCTTCGCTCTATGCGATTTATTTTTTATCGGCATGGGATGGTTTCTTTGGTGCACTGGGTGTAACAGCAATGATGGCGATCATGCCCGTGATTGTAGGGCGCGAAAATATCGTACAAGCCCGTGCGATCAGTATGGTATCCGTACGGCTTGCAACCGTTATTTCACCAGCAATCGGCGGTATTTTAATTGCTGCTAGCGGTGTTGCGACCGTGTATTGGGTCTCAACGGTGGGTACTTTACTTACTGTGTTTTTATTGATGGGGCTACCTGCGCTTAAACCACAACATGCATCAAATGGCGAAAGTCCTCTTCGCCAATTAGCTCAAGGGTTTAAATTTGTTTTTAAAAATAAAGTAGTCGGTAGTACCATTTTAATTGGAACATTGCTCAGTTTTAGCAGTGCTATTCGCATTATTTTTCCGCAAATGGCAGATGAAATTTTTCACGGCGGCGCATTTGAACTCGGACTTATGTATTCGGCCGTGCCTTTAGGCTCGACTTTAGGCGCCTTATTGAGTGGATGGACAACAAGGTTACTCAAACCCGGCTTAGTCATGCTCTATACGTGCTTAGGTGTTTTTAGTTGCATGATTATGATTGGAATTTCACCTTGGCTCATCGTGACTTTGCCCATTTTATGTGTATTTGGATATTTGATGTCGATTGCCAACTTGCTTCAATACAGTATTGTGCAAGGACATACACCTGATGAATATTTAGGGCGTATTAACGCCATTTGGCTTGCACAAGATGCGTTAGGCGATTCGATTGCCACTACAACTTTGGGTCTCTTAACTCGTTTTTTACCAATCTCAGGAAGTATCCTCTTCTTTGGTATATTAAGCTTTGCAGTAGGATTTATGTTCCTATTCAACTCTCAAGATATGCGTGAAACAGGATTCCAAGATCCTAAATTACAAGAAAATTAA
- a CDS encoding 4'-phosphopantetheinyl transferase family protein, translating to MSNYLYIPEQISKSIYEISSPIFLTSELFCYGLDLSQTTHLHIDQRLEHPLKIAQARVERKNEYLCGRVLAQAVLNHHFRLDQPVTSMYEPLPIWPTHVLGSISHSQNKLIVALSNNAIYLGIDIEHWVTSEFAQESAHLVLTPSEFDLWKGKATEFFDFSHYVSLIFSVKESLYKAVYPTAKQYIDFLEASVTNIDFENQTLMLTFLPEIQQRYQLLEQYQGGWTIEQDHIMTWVFQAHHSA from the coding sequence TTGAGCAATTATCTATACATTCCTGAACAAATCAGTAAATCAATTTATGAAATTTCGAGTCCTATTTTTCTTACATCAGAGCTATTTTGTTATGGGCTAGATTTATCACAAACAACGCATTTGCATATAGACCAACGATTAGAGCATCCCCTAAAAATTGCTCAAGCGCGTGTCGAACGTAAAAATGAGTACTTATGTGGCAGGGTCTTAGCTCAGGCTGTTTTAAATCATCATTTTCGTTTAGATCAGCCAGTAACTTCGATGTACGAACCTTTACCCATTTGGCCAACTCATGTTTTGGGGAGCATTAGTCATTCACAAAATAAGTTAATTGTTGCGTTATCTAATAATGCGATTTATTTGGGAATTGATATCGAGCACTGGGTGACCTCAGAATTTGCTCAAGAGAGTGCACATCTTGTTTTAACGCCATCTGAGTTTGATTTATGGAAAGGTAAAGCGACTGAGTTTTTTGATTTTTCCCACTATGTAAGTTTAATTTTCTCTGTAAAAGAAAGTCTATATAAAGCGGTTTATCCCACTGCAAAGCAATATATCGATTTCTTAGAAGCTTCCGTAACCAATATTGATTTTGAAAATCAAACATTAATGCTAACTTTCTTACCGGAAATTCAACAGCGCTATCAACTCTTAGAACAATATCAAGGTGGTTGGACCATAGAACAAGACCATATTATGACTTGGGTTTTTCAAGCACATCATTCTGCTTAA
- a CDS encoding PepSY-associated TM helix domain-containing protein — MKVRSDIMKLAKSMHTWVGVCAGILLFICFFAGGLSMFQHHISKWATPTQQVLPKVSPDQYNELIQKVQTAYPAAQKNFTLNLSSNEFHYAPITWSEHERGDGFNAAQSTWMASLGNKGELIVAQENLSKAGWLIEQLHETAGIPGMAGHHGLGLYVMGVVSILYFLALLSGVIILLPTLVKDYFVIRPGKNKKRFWLDAHNVIGITSLPFHIIISISVIVFAFHDFFYDAIGQLALKGQPVFQRSPPALIQPKETQIDVQQILAQAKKVAPEYSVDYIQFSGLDKPEKANARIALYSSDQMLRGANQDFMRMNPYAVEHFNHKGINTQTDAGNKLINAMFSLHFGSFGGTGVRWIYFVLGVGGAFLFYTGNILWVETRARKQKRAEDPVPVQRKDVVFLANLTIGACLGCVLAVVATMLASRWLFAAFNIESINHLFMYGYYAIFLLTMIYTFVIGYAKALPQLLLTLVLVLFAIPLTSLLAYFIPQSDLWVHGGEILVVDFLAIIFAFAFWRFYQQAQDRRKSAPTGSLWAS, encoded by the coding sequence ATGAAAGTACGTTCAGACATCATGAAATTAGCAAAAAGCATGCATACTTGGGTGGGTGTATGTGCTGGGATTTTGCTTTTTATCTGTTTCTTTGCTGGTGGGCTCAGCATGTTTCAGCACCATATTAGTAAGTGGGCTACGCCAACACAGCAAGTTTTACCGAAAGTCTCACCCGATCAATATAATGAACTCATTCAAAAAGTACAGACCGCCTATCCTGCTGCGCAAAAGAACTTCACACTAAATTTATCGTCCAATGAATTTCACTATGCACCTATTACGTGGAGTGAACATGAACGTGGAGATGGCTTTAATGCTGCTCAGTCTACGTGGATGGCAAGCTTAGGTAACAAGGGCGAGTTAATTGTTGCCCAAGAAAACCTATCTAAAGCTGGCTGGCTAATCGAACAGTTGCATGAAACAGCAGGCATACCGGGCATGGCAGGCCATCACGGATTAGGTCTTTATGTCATGGGGGTAGTTTCGATATTATATTTTCTTGCTCTGCTTTCAGGCGTCATTATTCTTTTACCAACCTTGGTAAAGGATTATTTTGTTATTCGCCCTGGTAAAAATAAAAAGCGTTTTTGGCTAGATGCACATAACGTGATTGGGATTACGAGCTTACCGTTCCACATCATTATTAGTATTAGCGTTATTGTCTTTGCTTTTCATGACTTTTTTTATGATGCGATTGGACAACTTGCACTCAAAGGCCAGCCTGTTTTTCAGCGTTCTCCCCCTGCGCTTATTCAACCTAAAGAAACACAGATTGATGTGCAGCAAATATTAGCTCAAGCTAAAAAAGTAGCACCTGAATATTCAGTTGACTATATCCAGTTCAGTGGCCTAGACAAACCTGAAAAAGCCAATGCACGTATTGCCCTGTATAGTTCAGATCAGATGTTGCGCGGTGCGAATCAAGACTTTATGCGTATGAATCCATATGCGGTTGAGCACTTTAATCATAAAGGCATTAACACACAAACTGATGCTGGGAATAAGTTAATCAACGCCATGTTTAGTCTACATTTTGGAAGTTTTGGTGGTACTGGCGTACGTTGGATTTATTTTGTGTTAGGTGTTGGTGGTGCTTTCTTATTTTATACAGGTAACATCCTTTGGGTTGAAACTCGTGCACGTAAACAAAAGCGTGCTGAAGATCCTGTTCCTGTTCAACGTAAAGATGTTGTATTCCTTGCGAACTTAACAATAGGTGCATGTTTAGGGTGTGTTTTAGCTGTCGTAGCCACAATGTTGGCCAGCCGTTGGCTTTTCGCAGCATTCAATATTGAAAGCATAAATCACCTCTTTATGTATGGTTATTATGCGATTTTCCTACTAACTATGATTTACACCTTTGTGATTGGCTATGCAAAAGCTTTACCGCAACTGCTGTTAACCCTGGTTTTAGTGTTATTTGCGATTCCACTTACATCTCTTTTAGCTTACTTCATTCCTCAAAGTGACTTATGGGTACATGGTGGAGAAATCTTAGTAGTTGATTTCTTAGCTATCATTTTTGCTTTCGCTTTCTGGCGTTTTTATCAACAAGCCCAAGATCGCCGAAAATCTGCTCCAACGGGCAGTTTATGGGCTAGCTAA